The Mesoaciditoga lauensis cd-1655R = DSM 25116 DNA window ATCCTCTCTCTTTATGGAGGCTATGAGTATATCTTGAATCGTGGCTTTTGAATCTATTTGTGAAGGAAGAAGATAATCTCCCAATTTCATATCTTGTATTTTTTCTATGACTATTTCTTTTGCGATCTCTTCTACGCCTTTGCTTATCATCTCTTCTATCTTCTTTTTATGACCCACTTCTTGTTCTGCCAAATTTTTTAGTTCTTCTTTCAAATGAGGCTGGCTTACGACCTGTTGAGCTGCTGTGTAAAAATCGTACGAACTTTCTTCAATCCTTTTTGCAGTTTCTAAAATTTCATCTACACTTTTGAGCATGAAATTCCCTCCTTTTCACTTATAGGTCATTTGACGGTTATTTCCATCTTAACTTTCTTTAAAGTAATGGAATTAGTTGATATATTCATCTCCAATTCTTCTGCCCATGCTTTTTCGTTGTTAGAAGAGTTGAAGAGATAAACATCTTTTAGAACGTTGAACATCTTTTTCTTGGCATCGTAAATGAACTCTTTTCCTTCAATGTGGATTTTTCCCTTTTGAATGACTACGGGGCTACCACTACCGGTGTACAAATCTTTTTTTGTGTCGAAATTCAAAACAGAAGATTCAATGCTGATGTTCGAAGAGCTTGCGTTGATTGTCATGGAAGCGCCTCCTGTAAGGGTACCACTATCGGTGTTCAAGTTATAATGCATTTTCTTTGAAGTGACGGTCGCATCTTTTAATATCACCACAACGTTTCCTGTTGCATCTGCACTTTCCCATGATACGCTTCCATTCACATCTTTTTTTCCTAAAATGGTTATGTGAGAAGCCACTATGGTGGTATCACCAATTATTATCTTCCCATTTAGGATTGTTGTTAAATTTCCGCCTATTTCGTAATTGGTTTCTCCAGCCACTATGTGTAAAATGCTTCCGTAAGAAGTTACGACAAGCAAGAGTGCGAAAAGTGAAAGATACGCAGTTATTTTTTTCAAGTATGATGCCGCTTTTGCGACTCCCTCCCTTCTTTTGTGTGCCTCAATATTATATCATACTCCCAGTATTATGAATATTTTGTAAAGAAAAGATGCTTTAAAAATTGGTAT harbors:
- a CDS encoding ferritin family protein codes for the protein MLKSVDEILETAKRIEESSYDFYTAAQQVVSQPHLKEELKNLAEQEVGHKKKIEEMISKGVEEIAKEIVIEKIQDMKLGDYLLPSQIDSKATIQDILIASIKREDMTHQFYQNLLRGAKDEDLRKVLEFLSIEELKHKNRLQFLYDDMIYQEN
- a CDS encoding LptA/OstA family protein, producing the protein MKKITAYLSLFALLLVVTSYGSILHIVAGETNYEIGGNLTTILNGKIIIGDTTIVASHITILGKKDVNGSVSWESADATGNVVVILKDATVTSKKMHYNLNTDSGTLTGGASMTINASSSNISIESSVLNFDTKKDLYTGSGSPVVIQKGKIHIEGKEFIYDAKKKMFNVLKDVYLFNSSNNEKAWAEELEMNISTNSITLKKVKMEITVK